One part of the Aliivibrio fischeri ATCC 7744 = JCM 18803 = DSM 507 genome encodes these proteins:
- a CDS encoding restriction endonuclease subunit S, which translates to MSQLSFMEELLDGAKVEWKELGAVIEAKRGRRLVKSQLQESGEYAVYQNSMTPLGYFHESNVDSDTTFIICAGSAGEIGYSHDDFWAADDVYYFLKNSQINSKYLYHFLLTQQYKILSKVRRASIPRLSKIGFEKLQIPIPCPNNPEKSLEIQAEIVRILDAFTELTTELTTELTTELSARKKQYNYYRDQLLSFDEGEVEWKTLGDVTKKWYSGGTPRAGTPEYYEGGDIPWLRTQEVRFTNILETEVKVTLAALQNSSAKWIPENCVIIAISGATAGRSAINKIPLTTNQHCGCLEIDSKKALYRYVFHWVSFNYENIKNLGQGARGDLNSTIIKNFRLPIPYANDAEKSLAEQARIVSILDKFDTLTTSIQEGLPREIELRQKQYEYYRDLLLSFPKPEMTEGV; encoded by the coding sequence ATGAGCCAATTAAGCTTTATGGAAGAATTACTTGATGGAGCTAAAGTTGAGTGGAAGGAGCTTGGTGCGGTTATTGAAGCTAAGCGCGGGAGAAGGCTTGTTAAGAGTCAGCTTCAAGAATCAGGAGAATATGCGGTTTATCAAAATAGCATGACTCCGCTGGGATACTTTCACGAGAGCAATGTTGATTCTGATACTACATTTATAATATGCGCGGGATCGGCTGGTGAGATCGGTTATAGTCATGATGATTTTTGGGCTGCTGATGATGTCTACTATTTTCTGAAAAATAGCCAAATAAATAGTAAATACCTTTATCACTTTTTACTTACACAGCAGTATAAGATTTTATCCAAGGTTCGAAGGGCTAGTATCCCTCGTTTATCTAAAATAGGGTTTGAAAAACTTCAAATCCCAATTCCATGCCCAAACAACCCAGAAAAGTCGCTGGAGATCCAAGCAGAAATCGTTCGAATTTTGGATGCTTTTACCGAGCTGACAACCGAGCTGACAACCGAGCTGACAACCGAGCTTAGCGCACGCAAAAAGCAATACAACTACTATCGAGACCAATTACTTAGTTTTGATGAAGGCGAAGTTGAGTGGAAGACGTTAGGTGATGTAACCAAAAAATGGTATTCAGGCGGTACACCAAGAGCTGGTACCCCAGAGTATTACGAAGGCGGCGATATTCCTTGGCTGAGAACTCAGGAGGTTAGATTTACTAATATCCTAGAAACAGAGGTGAAGGTAACTCTTGCTGCTTTGCAAAACTCATCAGCCAAATGGATTCCAGAAAATTGCGTGATAATTGCTATTTCTGGAGCAACTGCAGGTAGATCTGCAATCAATAAAATACCATTAACAACTAACCAGCACTGTGGTTGCTTGGAAATCGATAGCAAGAAGGCTCTATATCGATATGTTTTCCATTGGGTCAGTTTTAATTATGAAAATATAAAAAACCTAGGACAAGGGGCAAGAGGAGATCTTAATTCGACAATAATTAAGAACTTTAGGTTACCTATCCCTTATGCAAATGATGCAGAGAAATCACTTGCTGAACAGGCACGTATTGTCTCTATTTTGGACAAGTTCGACACTTTGACCACTTCAATCCAAGAAGGTTTACCTCGGGAAATCGAGCTACGTCAAAAGCAGTATGAATACTACCGTGATTTGTTACTCAGCTTCCCTAAGCCAGAAATGACGGAAGGGGTGTAG
- a CDS encoding HsdR family type I site-specific deoxyribonuclease, which translates to MIDYKTIAESNNFIVLDKYNKEWQVKESYQSEADLERELVEDLQNQGYEYVAGLNSPEKMLANVRNQLQTLNNVSFLDGEWQRFVEQFLDSPSDNIVDKTRKIHEDYIFDFVFDDGHIENIYLVDKQNIARNKVQVIKQFEQTGSAANRYDVTILVNGLPLVQVELKKRGVAIREAFNQVHRYSKESFNAENSLFKYLQLFVISNGTDTRYFANTTKRNKNSFDFTMNWAKSDNALIKDLKDFTATFFQKNTLLNVLLNYCVFDVSNTLLVMRPYQIAATERIMWKINSSYQTKGWANTESGGYIWHTTGSGKTLTSFKAARLATELDFVDKVFFVVDRKDLDYQTMKEYQRFSPDSVNGSESTAGLKRNLDKDDNKIIVTTIQKLNNLIKSESGLSIFNKQVVFIFDECHRSQFGEAQKNIKKKFKKYYQFGFTGTPIFPENALGAETTGDVFGRQLHSYVITDAIRDEKVLKFKVDYNDVRPQFKAIETETDESKLTALDKKKAFLHKDRIREISQYILNNYRQKTHRLQAGGKGFNAMFAVSSVDAAKAYFECFSALQSESETGKASKHPLKVATIFSFAANEEQDAIGDITDESFDVSAMNSSAKEFLSAAIADYNTHFKTNFGVDSKGFQNYYRDLAQRVKNQEVDLLIVVGMFLTGFDAPTLNTLFVDKNLRYHGLMQAYSRTNRIYDATKSFGNIVTFRDLEKATVDAITLFGDKNTKNVVLEKSYQEYMEGFKDIATGEARRGYQAVVAELKERFPDPSAIETEKDKKAFAKLFGEYLRIENVLQNYDEFAGLKALQSVDMEDAESVEAFKAKYYVDDDGIKAMQAIDVPPERVVQDYRSTYNDTRDWLRHEKAANQKNESTIDWDDVVFEVDLLKSQEINLDYILELIFEHNKKRKGKAELIEEVRRLIRASLGNRAKESLIVDFINQTNLDDIGDKASIIDAFFKFAQAEQKREAEKLISTENLNEEAAKRYITASLKREYASENGTELNSTLPKMSPLNPQYKTKKQTVFQKIVAFVEKFKGVGGKF; encoded by the coding sequence ATGATTGATTACAAAACCATTGCAGAATCAAATAACTTTATTGTTCTAGATAAGTACAACAAAGAGTGGCAAGTCAAAGAAAGTTACCAGAGCGAAGCCGATCTTGAACGTGAGCTAGTTGAAGACCTTCAAAACCAGGGTTACGAATACGTAGCAGGCTTAAATAGCCCAGAGAAAATGCTAGCGAATGTGCGCAATCAGCTGCAAACACTGAACAATGTGAGCTTTCTTGATGGAGAGTGGCAACGCTTTGTTGAGCAGTTCTTAGATAGCCCTAGTGACAACATCGTCGATAAAACTCGCAAAATTCATGAGGACTACATCTTTGATTTTGTGTTTGATGATGGACATATTGAAAACATCTATCTGGTGGATAAGCAGAATATCGCTCGCAATAAAGTGCAAGTGATAAAGCAGTTTGAGCAGACAGGTAGTGCAGCTAACCGCTACGATGTAACCATTTTGGTCAATGGCTTGCCATTAGTACAAGTTGAACTTAAAAAACGTGGTGTCGCGATTAGAGAAGCCTTTAATCAGGTGCATCGTTATAGCAAAGAGAGCTTTAACGCTGAAAACTCGCTGTTTAAATACCTTCAGTTATTTGTGATCTCCAACGGTACAGATACCCGTTACTTTGCTAATACCACTAAGCGTAACAAAAACAGTTTTGATTTCACCATGAACTGGGCGAAGTCAGATAATGCTTTGATTAAAGATCTCAAAGACTTTACGGCTACGTTCTTTCAGAAAAACACTTTGCTTAATGTATTGCTGAATTATTGCGTATTCGATGTGAGTAACACATTGCTGGTTATGCGCCCATATCAGATTGCGGCTACTGAGCGCATCATGTGGAAGATCAATAGTTCTTATCAAACTAAAGGTTGGGCTAATACTGAGAGCGGCGGCTACATTTGGCACACGACAGGTTCAGGTAAAACACTCACTAGCTTTAAAGCAGCGCGTTTGGCTACCGAATTGGATTTTGTTGATAAAGTATTCTTTGTTGTTGACCGTAAAGATCTCGACTATCAAACGATGAAAGAGTATCAACGCTTCTCACCAGACAGCGTAAATGGCTCTGAGAGCACTGCTGGATTGAAGCGCAACTTAGATAAAGACGATAATAAAATTATCGTGACAACCATTCAAAAGCTCAACAACCTGATTAAAAGCGAAAGCGGTCTATCTATCTTCAATAAGCAAGTGGTGTTTATTTTTGATGAATGTCACCGTAGCCAGTTTGGCGAAGCGCAGAAGAATATTAAGAAGAAGTTTAAAAAATACTACCAGTTTGGTTTTACTGGAACACCAATCTTCCCTGAGAATGCATTAGGTGCTGAGACAACTGGTGATGTGTTTGGTCGTCAATTGCACTCCTACGTCATTACCGATGCTATCCGTGATGAAAAAGTGCTGAAGTTTAAGGTCGACTACAACGATGTTCGCCCTCAGTTTAAAGCGATTGAAACTGAGACCGACGAGAGCAAGCTAACTGCGCTTGATAAAAAGAAAGCCTTTTTACATAAAGATCGTATTCGTGAGATTTCTCAGTACATCTTAAACAACTACCGCCAAAAGACGCATCGATTACAGGCGGGTGGTAAAGGCTTTAATGCTATGTTCGCCGTAAGTAGTGTCGATGCCGCAAAAGCTTACTTCGAGTGCTTTAGTGCGCTACAAAGTGAAAGCGAAACGGGCAAAGCCAGTAAACACCCACTTAAGGTTGCGACCATCTTCTCTTTTGCTGCTAACGAAGAGCAAGATGCGATTGGTGACATTACTGATGAAAGTTTCGATGTGTCAGCGATGAACAGTAGTGCTAAGGAGTTTTTGAGCGCAGCTATTGCGGACTATAACACTCACTTTAAAACCAATTTTGGTGTGGATAGTAAAGGATTCCAAAACTACTACCGTGACTTAGCGCAACGCGTTAAGAACCAGGAAGTAGACCTACTGATTGTGGTCGGTATGTTCCTCACTGGTTTTGATGCGCCAACACTCAATACTCTGTTTGTAGATAAGAACTTGCGCTACCACGGCTTAATGCAGGCGTACTCACGCACTAACCGAATTTATGATGCCACTAAGTCTTTTGGCAATATTGTTACCTTCCGCGATCTTGAGAAAGCGACTGTTGATGCGATTACGCTATTTGGTGATAAGAACACTAAGAATGTCGTGCTAGAAAAAAGCTACCAAGAGTATATGGAAGGCTTTAAAGACATTGCTACAGGTGAGGCTCGTCGCGGTTATCAGGCGGTGGTTGCTGAGCTGAAAGAACGTTTTCCTGACCCGTCAGCCATTGAAACGGAAAAAGACAAAAAAGCCTTTGCTAAGTTGTTTGGTGAATACCTACGCATTGAAAATGTATTGCAAAATTACGATGAGTTCGCGGGCCTAAAAGCTCTGCAAAGTGTCGATATGGAAGACGCAGAATCGGTTGAGGCATTTAAGGCTAAATATTACGTCGATGACGACGGTATCAAGGCGATGCAAGCGATTGACGTCCCGCCAGAGCGTGTGGTTCAAGACTATCGTTCAACCTACAACGATACACGTGACTGGCTACGTCATGAAAAAGCAGCAAACCAAAAAAATGAGTCGACCATTGATTGGGATGATGTGGTGTTTGAGGTCGATTTGCTTAAGTCACAAGAGATCAACCTAGACTACATCCTTGAACTGATTTTTGAGCACAACAAAAAGCGTAAAGGCAAAGCTGAGTTAATCGAAGAAGTACGCCGCTTGATTCGTGCCAGTCTTGGCAACCGTGCTAAAGAAAGTCTAATTGTTGATTTCATTAATCAAACTAACTTAGATGACATCGGTGATAAAGCCAGCATCATTGATGCTTTCTTTAAGTTTGCTCAAGCTGAACAAAAGCGTGAAGCTGAGAAACTGATCAGCACTGAAAACCTGAACGAAGAAGCCGCTAAGCGTTATATCACAGCATCGTTAAAACGTGAGTATGCGAGTGAAAACGGTACAGAGCTAAATTCTACCTTGCCTAAGATGAGCCCTCTCAACCCACAGTACAAAACGAAGAAGCAGACTGTTTTTCAAAAGATTGTTGCTTTTGTTGAGAAGTTTAAAGGCGTTGGTGGGAAGTTCTAG
- a CDS encoding AAA family ATPase, translated as MTKTLTEIARDLKGSPKKVQLIYAFNGTGKTRLSREFKELLEAEIDTQDGDDTEASELSRKNILYYNAFTEDLFYWDNDLNGDEDRKLKIHPNAFTKWVLEDQGRGPAIIDYFQRLTSSSIEPVFSPDYSYVTFKIPGSDEEPPIKISKGEESNFIWSVFYSFLELIIDELGSAEDDRDESFNGLKYIFIDDPVSSLDDNHLIELAVELAKLVKKSTYFEGNGLKFILTTHSPLFYNVLHNELNSDLEKPNPDGTQRWIYKRAQSEKYLLEKKGNDAFALTKSNDRPFSYHLFLLSELRMAIHNNDIRKYHFNLLRNILEKTATFLGHGRWEILLPKLADGSPDPFANRILNLSSHSAHAGEEIAIIEDSDKDNLEALVSFLSSEYKFWKPEA; from the coding sequence ATGACCAAAACACTAACAGAGATTGCACGAGACCTGAAAGGATCGCCAAAGAAAGTGCAGTTGATCTATGCCTTTAACGGAACAGGAAAAACACGCCTTTCTAGAGAGTTTAAAGAGCTACTAGAGGCAGAAATCGATACTCAAGACGGCGATGATACGGAAGCATCAGAGCTCTCTCGCAAGAATATTCTGTACTACAACGCCTTTACCGAAGACCTGTTTTATTGGGATAACGACTTAAATGGTGATGAAGATAGGAAGCTAAAAATTCATCCGAACGCGTTCACCAAATGGGTGCTGGAAGATCAAGGGCGGGGCCCCGCAATTATCGACTACTTCCAAAGGTTAACAAGCAGTAGTATAGAGCCCGTGTTCAGCCCAGATTATTCATATGTCACTTTTAAAATACCAGGAAGTGATGAAGAACCCCCAATAAAGATCTCTAAAGGTGAAGAAAGTAACTTTATTTGGAGTGTTTTTTATAGCTTTTTAGAGTTAATCATTGATGAGCTAGGCAGCGCTGAGGATGATAGAGATGAAAGTTTCAATGGCTTAAAGTATATATTTATTGATGATCCAGTGAGCTCTCTTGATGATAATCACCTGATTGAGCTTGCAGTTGAGTTGGCTAAATTAGTCAAGAAAAGTACTTACTTTGAAGGCAATGGCCTGAAGTTTATTCTTACAACTCATAGTCCTCTTTTTTACAATGTGTTGCACAATGAGTTAAACAGTGATCTTGAAAAACCCAATCCAGATGGAACTCAAAGATGGATTTATAAACGTGCGCAATCAGAAAAGTATCTATTAGAAAAGAAGGGAAATGACGCTTTCGCCCTTACCAAGTCAAATGACAGACCTTTCTCATATCACTTGTTTTTATTGTCCGAGTTAAGAATGGCTATTCACAATAATGATATAAGAAAATATCACTTCAATTTGTTAAGGAATATTTTAGAGAAAACAGCTACATTTTTAGGTCACGGTAGGTGGGAGATTTTACTACCTAAGCTTGCTGATGGTAGTCCTGATCCATTTGCGAATCGAATTCTAAACCTTTCTAGCCATTCTGCGCATGCCGGAGAAGAGATCGCGATCATAGAAGATTCAGATAAAGATAACCTGGAAGCATTGGTCAGCTTTTTGAGCAGTGAATATAAATTCTGGAAACCGGAAGCATAA
- a CDS encoding recombinase family protein has protein sequence MRIFAYCRVSTTEQTTENQIIAIGQKGYDVNESRTISETVSGSVEAMKREKFKMLINHQMESGDMLVVLKLDRLGRDNIDVQNTINLLIEKQIKVVCLDLPVSDLASSEGKLMLQMFSAFAEFERNRIRERTKEGLERAKAQGKKLGRPQAHATTNLVQSKKAEGLSQSKVAEALGLGIATVKRHWNKMNS, from the coding sequence ATGCGTATATTTGCTTATTGTCGTGTATCCACCACAGAACAAACAACAGAGAACCAAATCATAGCGATTGGTCAAAAAGGCTATGACGTTAATGAATCTCGAACTATTAGCGAAACGGTTTCTGGCTCAGTTGAAGCTATGAAGCGAGAAAAGTTCAAGATGCTTATTAATCACCAGATGGAAAGTGGTGATATGTTGGTAGTTTTAAAACTAGATCGCTTAGGGCGAGATAACATTGATGTTCAAAATACCATTAACTTACTCATTGAAAAGCAGATAAAAGTTGTTTGCTTAGATTTGCCCGTATCCGATCTAGCAAGCTCGGAAGGAAAGTTGATGTTGCAAATGTTTTCGGCTTTTGCGGAGTTCGAGCGAAATCGAATTAGAGAGCGAACAAAAGAAGGGCTTGAACGAGCTAAAGCTCAAGGAAAAAAGTTAGGTAGACCGCAAGCTCATGCCACAACAAATTTAGTTCAGTCAAAAAAAGCAGAAGGCTTATCTCAGTCAAAAGTTGCAGAAGCGTTAGGGCTAGGGATAGCTACGGTGAAAAGACATTGGAATAAAATGAATAGTTAA
- a CDS encoding type I restriction-modification system subunit M, with protein MTSTEQRKALQNQIWKIANDVRGSVDGWDFKQYVLGTLFYRFISENFANYIQGGDDSVNYAELSDDIITEEIIEDAVKTKGYFIYPSELFVKVAATANKNENLNTDLANIFKAIENSANGYPSEADIKGLFADFDTTSNRLGNTVKDKNSRLAAVLKGVADLNIHQFEENENDLFGDAYEFLISNYAANAGKSGGEFFTPQNVSKLIAQLAMHKQTSVNKIYDPAAGSGSLLLQAKKHFDNHIIEDGFFGQEINHTTFNLARMNMFLHNINYDKFNMQLGNTLTEPHFIDDKPFDAIVSNPPYSVKWVGSDDPTLINDERFAPAGVLAPKSKADFAFVLHALNYLSSKGRAAIVCFPGIFYRGGAEKKIRQYLVDNNYVETVISLAPNLFFGTTIAVNILVLSKSKADTTTQFIDASGEDFFDKKTNNNELNNNHIKQIMDMFDSKADVEHVAKSVSYEGVVDKDYNLSVSSYVEAKDTREQVDITQLNREITSTVAKIDQLRVDIDAIVAEIEA; from the coding sequence ATGACAAGTACCGAACAGCGCAAGGCTTTGCAAAATCAAATCTGGAAAATTGCTAATGATGTACGTGGCTCAGTCGATGGCTGGGACTTTAAACAGTATGTGCTAGGTACGCTTTTCTATCGTTTTATCAGTGAAAACTTTGCTAACTACATTCAGGGTGGTGATGATAGCGTTAATTATGCTGAACTAAGCGATGATATTATCACCGAAGAGATCATTGAAGATGCAGTTAAGACCAAAGGCTACTTTATCTACCCAAGTGAGCTGTTTGTAAAAGTCGCTGCTACTGCTAACAAGAACGAAAATCTAAATACCGATTTGGCTAACATTTTTAAAGCGATTGAAAACTCAGCTAATGGATACCCGTCAGAGGCGGATATCAAGGGCTTGTTTGCCGATTTCGATACTACCAGTAACCGCTTAGGTAACACGGTAAAAGATAAAAATAGCCGTCTTGCAGCCGTGCTAAAAGGGGTTGCAGACCTCAATATTCATCAGTTTGAAGAGAATGAAAACGACCTCTTTGGTGATGCTTACGAGTTTTTAATCTCTAATTATGCCGCTAATGCAGGTAAGTCTGGCGGTGAGTTTTTTACCCCGCAAAATGTCTCAAAATTGATTGCACAGCTAGCCATGCACAAGCAAACCAGCGTCAATAAAATTTATGACCCAGCTGCTGGTTCGGGCTCTTTGCTACTGCAAGCAAAAAAACACTTTGATAATCACATCATCGAAGATGGGTTCTTTGGTCAGGAGATCAACCACACCACTTTTAATCTTGCACGTATGAACATGTTTTTGCACAACATAAACTACGACAAGTTCAATATGCAGTTGGGCAATACGTTGACCGAACCGCACTTTATTGACGACAAGCCTTTTGACGCCATCGTATCTAATCCACCTTATTCGGTGAAGTGGGTGGGTAGCGATGATCCAACGCTTATCAACGATGAACGCTTTGCACCAGCAGGTGTATTAGCGCCAAAATCCAAAGCTGATTTTGCCTTTGTTCTTCATGCGCTTAACTACCTATCCAGCAAAGGCCGTGCGGCGATTGTTTGCTTCCCAGGTATTTTCTATCGTGGCGGTGCGGAAAAGAAAATCCGTCAATATTTAGTGGATAACAACTATGTAGAAACAGTGATCTCGCTTGCCCCTAACCTGTTCTTTGGCACCACCATTGCAGTAAATATTCTGGTGTTGTCTAAGAGTAAAGCCGATACCACTACCCAGTTTATCGATGCCAGCGGCGAGGACTTCTTCGATAAAAAAACCAATAACAATGAACTAAACAATAACCATATCAAACAGATTATGGACATGTTCGATAGCAAAGCTGATGTTGAGCATGTGGCGAAATCAGTTAGCTATGAAGGGGTAGTGGATAAGGATTACAACTTATCAGTAAGCAGCTATGTTGAAGCTAAAGACACTCGTGAACAGGTCGATATCACTCAACTTAATAGAGAGATAACAAGTACTGTTGCCAAGATTGATCAATTGCGTGTTGATATTGATGCGATCGTTGCGGAGATTGAGGCATGA
- a CDS encoding integrase domain-containing protein, producing MAKIITPLTDKEIKASKPSDKEYNLFDGDGLRLRIKPNGSKLWLLNYTHPIKKKRSNLSLGKYPDLSLANARKNALEAKELIAQGIDPQENKKRQQLEHKSIHEHTFLNVSTKWFEIKKDSITPDYAVDIWRSLELHIFPSLSTTPIKEITAPLIIDLLKPIEAKGSLETVKRLSQRLNEVMNFATNCGLIQANPLTGIKAAFKKPKKENMAALAPAELPELMSAIANASIKRTTRCLIEWQLHTMTRPSEASGTKWEEINLETKIWTIPAERMKKRREHRIPLTEQMLELLEVIKPISGHREFVFPSDRDPKKPCNSQTANMALKRMGFAGRLVSHGLRSLASTTLNEQGFEADLIEAALAHVDDNQVRSAYNRTDYLERRIPMMYWWSGRIDEAAQGSLSVTGTKQLKVI from the coding sequence ATGGCAAAAATCATAACTCCCCTTACAGACAAAGAAATCAAGGCATCAAAACCAAGCGATAAAGAATACAATCTTTTTGATGGTGATGGACTGCGTTTAAGAATTAAACCTAATGGTTCTAAGCTATGGTTACTGAATTATACTCACCCTATTAAAAAGAAACGCTCCAATCTAAGCTTGGGAAAGTATCCTGACTTATCTCTAGCAAATGCTCGTAAAAATGCATTAGAGGCTAAAGAGTTAATTGCCCAAGGCATTGACCCTCAAGAAAATAAAAAACGCCAACAGCTAGAACATAAATCAATTCATGAACACACTTTTCTTAATGTCTCTACAAAATGGTTTGAAATTAAAAAAGATTCCATAACACCTGATTATGCTGTCGATATCTGGCGTTCTTTGGAATTACATATATTCCCAAGCTTATCCACCACACCAATCAAAGAAATCACTGCACCACTTATCATTGATCTATTAAAACCAATAGAGGCAAAAGGGAGTTTAGAAACCGTTAAACGATTATCACAACGTTTAAATGAAGTGATGAACTTCGCTACCAATTGCGGATTAATTCAAGCAAACCCATTAACAGGTATTAAAGCTGCTTTCAAAAAGCCTAAGAAAGAGAATATGGCAGCTCTTGCACCAGCGGAGTTACCAGAGCTCATGAGTGCGATAGCAAATGCCAGTATTAAGCGCACAACTCGATGCTTAATTGAATGGCAGTTACATACAATGACTCGCCCTAGCGAAGCCTCTGGTACTAAATGGGAAGAAATAAATTTAGAGACAAAAATCTGGACGATTCCCGCAGAACGAATGAAAAAACGAAGAGAGCACCGTATTCCACTAACAGAACAAATGCTTGAGTTATTAGAGGTAATTAAACCTATCAGTGGACATAGAGAATTTGTTTTTCCATCAGATAGAGATCCGAAAAAGCCATGTAATAGCCAAACAGCGAATATGGCACTTAAACGAATGGGATTTGCTGGACGGTTGGTTAGTCACGGATTACGTTCATTGGCTAGTACAACTTTGAACGAGCAAGGATTTGAAGCTGACTTAATTGAAGCGGCCTTAGCTCACGTTGATGATAACCAAGTACGTAGTGCTTATAACCGAACGGACTACTTAGAACGTCGTATTCCAATGATGTACTGGTGGAGTGGGCGTATAGACGAGGCTGCACAAGGCAGCCTCTCTGTTACGGGGACTAAGCAATTGAAAGTGATTTAA
- a CDS encoding tyrosine-type recombinase/integrase has product MKNNSTNNARIIYEFTKYLKEAKRLDDSTIDGVLKSVNRFEEYTAYIDFKKFRAKHAIGFKKHFLEKKSIHTGEKLSKATVLTATRHLKSFFQYLVTQKGYRAKINYSDIEYFNLSEKDTRIANAKRKRNVATLEQIMKVLEEMHCSNPIEMRNRALVAFIILTGARDGAVASAKIKHIDFAEQSFYQDARDVNTKFSKTFISYFFPVGELPLKVLNEWIDYLTNELGYKQNDPLFPKTKLAHNKNQQFEAVGLLKDHWSNANPIRKVFAQAFEDSGLPYFNPHSFRNTLVRLGERLCRTPEEFKAWSQNLGHESVLTSFYSYGDVPDYKQAELLRKLAKPAENTPSDMEEQFKKFIEFQKMMGNK; this is encoded by the coding sequence ATGAAGAATAATAGTACAAATAATGCACGAATTATTTATGAATTTACGAAGTACCTAAAAGAAGCTAAACGCCTAGATGACTCGACTATTGATGGGGTTCTTAAGTCAGTCAATCGTTTTGAAGAATATACAGCTTATATCGATTTTAAGAAATTTAGAGCCAAGCATGCCATTGGATTTAAGAAACATTTTCTAGAGAAAAAGTCTATTCATACAGGCGAGAAGTTAAGTAAAGCTACGGTACTTACTGCTACTCGTCATTTGAAATCATTCTTTCAATATTTAGTCACCCAGAAAGGCTATAGAGCAAAAATTAACTACAGTGATATTGAGTATTTCAATTTGTCTGAAAAAGACACTCGTATAGCTAATGCTAAGAGAAAAAGAAATGTAGCGACACTGGAACAAATAATGAAAGTCTTGGAGGAGATGCATTGCTCTAATCCAATTGAAATGCGAAATAGGGCATTGGTGGCTTTTATTATTTTGACTGGTGCAAGAGATGGTGCTGTAGCATCAGCGAAGATAAAACATATTGATTTTGCTGAGCAAAGTTTTTACCAAGATGCTAGGGACGTAAATACAAAATTTAGTAAAACCTTCATTTCGTATTTTTTCCCTGTAGGTGAATTGCCATTAAAGGTCTTGAATGAATGGATTGATTATTTAACTAATGAGCTTGGATACAAGCAAAATGATCCTTTATTTCCTAAGACTAAATTGGCACACAACAAAAATCAGCAATTTGAAGCTGTTGGTTTACTTAAAGATCATTGGAGTAATGCAAACCCAATCCGTAAAGTTTTTGCTCAAGCTTTTGAAGATTCTGGTTTGCCATATTTTAATCCTCATAGCTTTCGGAATACTTTAGTGAGATTGGGTGAAAGGCTTTGTCGAACACCTGAGGAGTTTAAAGCATGGAGTCAAAACTTAGGACATGAAAGTGTACTGACTAGTTTTTACAGTTATGGTGATGTTCCTGACTACAAACAAGCAGAGTTATTACGAAAACTAGCAAAACCAGCTGAAAACACTCCATCAGATATGGAGGAGCAATTTAAGAAGTTCATAGAGTTTCAAAAAATGATGGGAAACAAGTAA
- a CDS encoding helix-turn-helix domain-containing protein yields the protein MMKNIDEISKLLIEQRKGLGVDQKDMYMRIGMKQQQYQRIEAGSDVKLSTLLRVLEGLDLELSITPKSSKALSNQTSESLNKSDLQDDADDLEFWFGSELIHE from the coding sequence ATGATGAAGAATATTGATGAGATTTCAAAATTGCTGATTGAGCAACGTAAAGGGTTGGGCGTTGATCAGAAAGATATGTATATGCGAATTGGTATGAAGCAACAACAGTATCAGCGTATTGAAGCTGGTAGTGATGTAAAGCTGTCAACCTTGCTCAGAGTTTTAGAAGGATTAGACTTAGAGCTATCTATTACTCCCAAGAGTAGCAAAGCTCTTTCTAATCAAACGTCTGAAAGTCTAAATAAAAGCGATCTGCAAGATGATGCCGATGATTTAGAGTTTTGGTTTGGTTCTGAATTAATTCATGAATAA